The following are encoded in a window of Vibrio sp. SCSIO 43136 genomic DNA:
- a CDS encoding DUF1223 domain-containing protein: MKAYYFGLVVTCCASWAQAQTWVHEGKPATVIELFTSQGCSSCPPAEKKLNGYEHSDQLWTEVIPLAYHVDYWDYLGWKDKFAQPAFSQKQRLYRQYGVLSSVYTPGFVVNGEEWKGYFYGRSLPNQGAENAPRLELTKQAHGFTLTYQGKGNFDAKLVLLAMNERIDVKAGENRGRKLEQDFVVLREARQRGQGQWQFNIAELPENTAAVAAWLTKPNQHKPVQSVAGYWEK, from the coding sequence ATGAAAGCGTATTATTTCGGGCTGGTGGTGACTTGCTGCGCAAGCTGGGCGCAGGCACAAACGTGGGTCCATGAGGGCAAACCCGCCACAGTCATTGAGCTATTTACTTCTCAAGGGTGTTCCAGTTGCCCGCCTGCAGAAAAAAAGCTCAATGGGTATGAGCATTCGGATCAGTTATGGACGGAAGTGATCCCGCTGGCTTACCACGTCGATTATTGGGATTACCTCGGGTGGAAAGACAAATTTGCGCAGCCTGCCTTTAGCCAAAAGCAGCGCCTGTATCGACAATATGGCGTGTTAAGTTCGGTATATACCCCTGGGTTTGTTGTTAACGGTGAGGAATGGAAAGGCTACTTCTACGGGCGTTCTCTTCCCAATCAGGGGGCTGAAAATGCACCAAGATTGGAACTGACCAAGCAGGCCCATGGTTTTACTTTGACTTATCAAGGTAAAGGGAATTTTGATGCCAAGTTGGTTCTTTTGGCGATGAACGAACGCATTGATGTGAAAGCGGGGGAAAACAGAGGTCGTAAGTTAGAACAAGATTTTGTCGTGCTACGAGAAGCAAGACAGCGGGGGCAAGGGCAGTGGCAGTTTAATATCGCTGAACTTCCTGAAAACACTGCTGCGGTTGCGGCTTGGTTAACCAAACCTAATCAGCACAAACCAGTGCAAAGTGTTGCGGGTTATTGGGAGAAATAG
- a CDS encoding class I SAM-dependent DNA methyltransferase, giving the protein MNSQEQQFLKELEGKLWTAADKLRSTLDAAQYKHAVLGLIFVKYVSDAFKIRQDEIKADLANPEHEYYLDPADFSAEELAEEVAIELEQRDYYTEKNVFWLPTESRWQFLQSNAPQVIGGAELEIDGKSKKITSVGHLIDTALEGIERDNPKLKGVLNKSYAGLKIDQAKLNELINLIATIPFVHAKLNSKDILGHVYEYMLGQFALAEGKKGGQFYTPASIVSLIVEMIEPFEGRVYDPAMGSGGFFVQSEKFIERHAHEKNVDPLTQKHRISIYGQEYNHTTWQLAGMNMAIRGLECQFGEPASTYTNDQHPDLRADFIMANPPFNMKEWNTGVDDNDPRFKYGQPPAGNANFAWMQHMLHHLAPDGSQALLLANGSMSSTTNNEGEIRKALIENDLVECMVALPGQLFTNTQIPACIWFLTKNKNARTDKAGRQLRARKGEVLFIDARNLGYMKDRVLRDFKPEDISKVADLYHAWKTGEAVHGVSYEDEAGFCKSATLEEIIKHDYVLTPGRYVGAAEEEDDGIPFADKMATLTAKLSEQFAESATLEAEIKNNLKGLGYEL; this is encoded by the coding sequence ATGAATTCTCAAGAACAACAATTCCTTAAAGAGCTGGAAGGCAAGCTCTGGACCGCAGCAGACAAACTGCGATCAACCCTCGATGCCGCCCAATACAAACACGCTGTGCTTGGTCTTATCTTCGTAAAATACGTCTCTGATGCCTTCAAAATCCGCCAAGACGAAATCAAAGCCGATCTCGCCAACCCAGAGCATGAATATTACCTAGACCCAGCCGACTTCAGCGCAGAAGAGCTGGCAGAAGAAGTGGCGATTGAGCTTGAGCAACGTGACTACTACACCGAGAAAAACGTCTTCTGGCTGCCAACCGAATCTCGTTGGCAGTTCCTACAAAGCAACGCACCCCAAGTGATTGGTGGGGCCGAGCTTGAGATTGATGGTAAAAGCAAAAAAATCACCTCGGTGGGTCACCTAATCGACACGGCCCTCGAAGGCATCGAGCGTGACAACCCTAAGCTCAAAGGCGTACTGAATAAATCTTACGCAGGCTTAAAGATAGATCAGGCGAAACTCAACGAGCTGATCAACCTTATCGCCACCATTCCATTTGTGCATGCCAAGTTAAACAGCAAAGACATCCTAGGTCACGTGTACGAATACATGCTCGGTCAGTTTGCGTTGGCAGAGGGTAAGAAGGGGGGGCAGTTCTACACCCCAGCCTCTATCGTATCGCTGATCGTTGAGATGATTGAGCCGTTTGAAGGCCGAGTGTATGACCCAGCGATGGGTTCTGGCGGTTTCTTCGTCCAGTCAGAGAAGTTCATTGAGCGTCATGCGCATGAGAAAAACGTCGACCCACTGACGCAAAAGCACCGCATCTCAATTTATGGTCAAGAGTACAACCATACCACTTGGCAACTGGCTGGAATGAACATGGCGATCCGTGGCCTAGAGTGTCAGTTTGGTGAGCCTGCCAGCACCTATACCAATGACCAGCACCCAGACTTGCGTGCAGATTTCATCATGGCTAACCCACCATTCAACATGAAAGAGTGGAACACTGGCGTTGATGATAACGACCCTCGCTTTAAATACGGCCAACCGCCAGCGGGCAACGCAAACTTTGCGTGGATGCAGCATATGCTTCATCACCTCGCCCCAGATGGCTCACAGGCGCTGCTACTGGCCAATGGCTCGATGAGCTCGACCACCAATAACGAAGGTGAGATCCGTAAAGCGCTTATCGAAAACGATCTTGTCGAGTGTATGGTCGCACTGCCAGGTCAGCTGTTTACCAACACCCAGATCCCCGCGTGTATCTGGTTCCTGACCAAGAACAAAAATGCTCGTACTGATAAGGCCGGCCGTCAGTTGCGTGCTCGTAAAGGGGAAGTGCTGTTTATTGATGCCCGCAACCTGGGTTACATGAAAGACCGTGTCCTGCGAGACTTCAAGCCAGAAGATATTAGCAAAGTGGCGGATCTGTACCATGCATGGAAGACCGGCGAAGCAGTTCATGGTGTGAGCTATGAAGACGAAGCTGGCTTCTGCAAATCAGCCACGCTAGAAGAGATCATCAAACACGATTACGTGCTAACACCGGGGCGCTATGTCGGGGCTGCCGAGGAAGAGGACGATGGCATTCCTTTTGCCGATAAGATGGCGACGCTCACGGCGAAGCTAAGCGAGCAGTTTGCTGAGTCGGCAACCTTAGAAGCTGAAATCAAAAACAATCTCAAAGGGTTGGGCTATGAGCTCTGA
- a CDS encoding restriction endonuclease subunit S, producing MNCNWPRVQVSEVCEMIVDCVNKTAPRVEYETPFKMLRTPNIKGGKISLNDCRFVEEDTYEKWTRRAKVLRDDVLLTREAPMGEVGIVDFDDTVFLGQRIMQYRVERSRLDPHFLLYSFLSSDLQHQFNMHEGSGSVVSHIRVPDCSKFELNLPPLSIQKEIAGVLQKVDRKIAVNQQTNQTLEQMAQAIFKSWFVDFDPVKAKMNGEQPEGMDAATASLFPEKLVESELGLIPDGWDISPLSNYINIKHGFAFKGAYFSDQETDDICVTPGNFRIGGGIKLDKLKYYDGPIPDDYIFSKGDLMVTMTDLSKQADTLGYPAFVPESEGKTYLHNQRIGKVELKVEQDIKNYLYSFFCSSGYRNEVLGGVTGSTVKHTAPKKIMAIEVALDLRVVDKFSQLVAPLFEKKAQNLVENSYLEKLRDTLLPKLLSGEIELEK from the coding sequence GTGAATTGTAATTGGCCTAGAGTTCAGGTTTCTGAAGTTTGTGAAATGATAGTTGATTGCGTCAACAAAACTGCACCGAGGGTGGAATATGAGACGCCATTCAAGATGCTTCGCACACCTAATATCAAGGGTGGAAAAATATCTCTAAATGATTGCCGCTTTGTCGAAGAAGATACGTATGAGAAATGGACGCGACGGGCGAAAGTATTGCGTGACGACGTTCTATTAACACGTGAAGCGCCTATGGGGGAAGTTGGTATCGTTGATTTTGATGATACAGTATTCCTTGGTCAAAGAATCATGCAGTATCGAGTTGAACGCTCTCGACTTGATCCCCACTTCTTGCTCTATAGTTTTCTATCCAGTGATCTTCAGCATCAATTTAATATGCATGAAGGTAGTGGTTCTGTGGTTAGTCATATCCGCGTCCCTGACTGCTCCAAGTTTGAACTTAACTTGCCCCCTCTCAGCATTCAAAAAGAAATTGCAGGGGTTCTTCAAAAAGTGGACAGAAAAATTGCAGTCAATCAACAAACCAACCAAACCCTAGAACAAATGGCACAAGCCATCTTCAAATCATGGTTTGTCGACTTCGATCCAGTCAAAGCCAAAATGAATGGCGAGCAACCAGAAGGAATGGATGCGGCCACTGCCTCGCTATTCCCTGAAAAGCTAGTTGAGTCTGAGTTAGGGTTGATTCCAGATGGTTGGGATATTTCACCTCTATCTAATTACATCAATATCAAACATGGCTTCGCTTTTAAAGGTGCTTATTTTTCTGACCAAGAGACAGACGATATCTGTGTAACACCCGGAAACTTTCGTATTGGTGGCGGCATAAAGTTAGATAAGCTGAAATATTACGATGGCCCCATTCCTGATGACTACATCTTTAGTAAGGGAGACTTGATGGTCACCATGACAGACCTGAGTAAACAGGCTGATACCCTTGGATATCCAGCCTTTGTTCCTGAAAGTGAGGGTAAAACTTATCTGCACAATCAGCGGATTGGCAAAGTTGAACTGAAGGTCGAACAAGATATCAAAAATTATCTCTATTCATTTTTCTGTTCAAGCGGATACAGAAATGAAGTTTTGGGTGGTGTGACAGGTTCCACAGTGAAGCACACGGCTCCTAAGAAAATAATGGCTATTGAGGTCGCTCTTGATCTTAGGGTTGTAGACAAATTTAGCCAGTTAGTAGCTCCTCTGTTCGAAAAGAAAGCTCAAAATTTAGTAGAGAATTCTTACCTCGAAAAGCTTCGAGATACGCTACTTCCTAAATTGCTTTCCGGCGAAATTGAGTTAGAGAAATAG
- a CDS encoding PDDEXK nuclease domain-containing protein, whose product MTLTANLDYQNWLLALKQQVQQSQQKASLAVNAELIALYWSIGKQIAGKQQEQGWGTKVVEQLAQDLKQAFPSMKGLSRSNLMSMRAFALAWPDFASNPIVQQAVGQIPWGHNIHLIQKLDEPKERLWYASEVVKHGWSRAVLAHQVESGLLQRSGSAVNNFEMTLPQPNSELAVQTLKDPYNFDFLDLNSEAKERDIENALMKHITAFLLELGSGFALVGQQYNLNVGGDDFFIDLLFYHLNLRCYVVIELKADKLTPKDVGQLDFYLSAVDGELKHKDDAPTIGLLLCKERNRVVAEYAVRNKTSPIGIAEYKLAEMLPSEIQGQLPSIEDIEATLSSDINQEDKS is encoded by the coding sequence ATGACTTTAACCGCTAACCTTGATTACCAAAATTGGCTATTGGCACTAAAGCAGCAAGTACAGCAGTCACAACAGAAAGCGTCGCTTGCTGTGAATGCCGAGTTGATTGCACTCTATTGGTCTATCGGTAAGCAAATTGCAGGCAAGCAGCAAGAACAAGGGTGGGGAACCAAAGTTGTTGAACAACTTGCTCAAGATCTGAAACAAGCTTTTCCATCCATGAAAGGATTGTCTCGTAGCAATTTGATGAGTATGCGTGCTTTCGCCTTGGCTTGGCCTGATTTTGCATCTAACCCAATTGTCCAACAGGCTGTTGGACAAATTCCTTGGGGGCACAATATTCATCTAATTCAAAAGCTTGATGAGCCAAAAGAACGCCTATGGTATGCAAGTGAAGTGGTTAAACATGGCTGGTCTAGGGCCGTGTTAGCTCATCAGGTTGAGAGTGGTTTACTTCAACGCTCAGGCAGTGCGGTGAATAATTTTGAGATGACTCTACCCCAACCAAATTCGGAGTTAGCAGTACAAACGCTTAAAGATCCTTATAACTTTGATTTTCTTGACTTAAACTCAGAAGCTAAAGAACGCGATATTGAAAATGCGTTGATGAAACACATCACGGCGTTTTTGCTAGAACTGGGGAGTGGCTTTGCTCTCGTCGGTCAACAATATAACCTCAATGTAGGGGGAGATGACTTCTTTATCGATCTGCTCTTCTATCATCTCAATCTAAGGTGCTATGTGGTGATCGAGTTAAAGGCGGACAAACTCACACCAAAGGATGTCGGTCAATTAGACTTCTACCTGTCTGCGGTTGATGGGGAGCTTAAACATAAAGATGACGCACCAACCATTGGTCTTCTGCTGTGTAAAGAGCGCAACCGAGTTGTTGCCGAATATGCCGTTCGCAACAAGACCTCACCAATAGGTATCGCAGAATATAAGCTTGCTGAAATGCTTCCTAGTGAGATCCAGGGGCAATTACCATCTATCGAAGATATTGAAGCAACACTATCAAGTGATATCAATCAAGAAGATAAGAGCTAA
- a CDS encoding type I restriction endonuclease subunit R, with protein MITEDQLEQHCLNWFTDIGYQYVCGYDIAPDGSSPERDDYHQVVLKQRLEDQLRVLNPELPEDALLQVVNTVCTPDSPVLIKNNRTFHQYLIEGVPVEYTAAENGEVVTHTTHARLMDFTNVDNNQFLVVNQFTITGTKGNRRPDVVVFINGLPISVIELKNPADKQADIWHAYNQLQTYKEEISDLFAFNEALVISDGWLARVGSLTANKERFLPWKTISGEDDKPLLDFHLETMVRGFFKPQLLLDYIRYFVLFETDGDNTIKKIAGYHQFHAVRAAVEATVKAKQADADLGAVAEQMGNYQNQATKGIDSIEPGSGKAGVVWHTQGSGKSISMVCYASKLLQQPSMNNPTIVVVTDRNDLDGQLFNTFGMAQETLKQSPQQAQSRDTLREMLLARQSGGIIFTTIQKFALEAKELEHPILSERNNIVVVSDEAHRSQYGNKAKLVEIKDTNGDVVGQKYVYGYSKYLRDALPNASFIGFTGTPIEIDDKDTRGVFGEYVSIYDIQDAVDDGATVPIYYESRLAKLDINHEEIESINDEVEEEIGEEEETSVREQIKSKWAALEKLVGSEPRIKQVAKDLVQHFTTRTATFPGKAMIVAMSRDICVDLYDAIVALKPEWHSDDPEKGAIKIVMTGSAADKPKLQPHIYDKKTKKRFEKRYKDTDDELQLVIVRDMWLTGFDAPCCHTMYIDKPMKGHNLMQAIARVNRVFKDKPGGLVVDYLGVANELKNALKTYTNSQGKGQPTVDAAEAFSVLMTKIDVVRAMFATPVEGEVFQYRPEFETDAFKLLPGAVNHLSGLSHRDSNGKVVRDGKRRFLDEMAAMTKAYSLCNTLDETAGYKNEIAFYSAIKTAFMKYSSVDKKRSDEERNSALKQILDNAVVAEGVDDIFKLVGLDKPNIGLLSEEFLEDVKNMKQKNLAVELLEKLLRDEVKARMKNDVVQEKKYSDRILSTLQKYHNRNIETAQVIEELIQWAKEMQEDAAMIDELNLSVDELAFYRALVENEASVRELGNDNLRELAIELTQQLRKSATVDWQKRESVRARMRNLVRRLLRRWKYPPDAAAEAVELVLQQAEALADGWYQ; from the coding sequence ATGATCACCGAAGACCAACTAGAACAGCACTGCCTCAACTGGTTCACCGACATTGGCTACCAATACGTGTGCGGCTATGACATCGCCCCTGATGGTAGCTCGCCAGAGCGTGATGATTACCATCAGGTCGTGCTTAAGCAGCGCCTAGAGGATCAGCTACGAGTATTAAACCCAGAGCTTCCTGAAGATGCACTCTTGCAGGTGGTCAACACCGTCTGTACACCTGACTCGCCAGTGTTGATAAAAAACAACCGCACCTTTCATCAGTACCTGATTGAAGGGGTTCCAGTGGAATACACCGCGGCGGAAAACGGCGAGGTGGTCACGCATACCACTCATGCCCGTCTAATGGATTTCACCAACGTCGATAACAACCAATTTTTGGTGGTGAATCAGTTCACCATCACAGGCACCAAAGGCAATCGCCGCCCAGATGTGGTGGTGTTTATCAATGGTCTGCCAATCTCGGTGATTGAGCTGAAAAACCCAGCCGATAAGCAGGCGGATATCTGGCACGCTTACAACCAATTACAGACCTACAAAGAAGAGATCTCTGATCTATTTGCCTTCAACGAAGCCTTGGTGATCAGTGACGGCTGGTTGGCTCGTGTAGGTTCACTGACGGCCAATAAAGAGCGCTTTCTGCCGTGGAAGACCATCTCTGGGGAGGATGATAAGCCGCTGCTGGATTTTCACCTAGAAACCATGGTGCGTGGCTTCTTTAAGCCCCAGTTGCTGCTCGATTACATTCGCTACTTTGTGCTGTTTGAAACCGATGGCGACAACACCATCAAGAAAATCGCTGGCTATCACCAGTTTCATGCGGTGCGTGCCGCCGTCGAGGCCACCGTTAAAGCGAAACAAGCCGATGCAGATCTCGGCGCAGTGGCTGAGCAGATGGGCAACTATCAAAACCAAGCCACCAAAGGCATTGATAGCATCGAGCCGGGCAGTGGTAAAGCAGGCGTGGTGTGGCATACCCAAGGCAGTGGCAAAAGCATTTCTATGGTCTGTTACGCCAGTAAGCTACTGCAACAGCCGAGTATGAATAACCCAACCATTGTGGTGGTGACCGACCGCAATGATCTGGATGGCCAGTTGTTTAACACCTTCGGCATGGCGCAAGAAACCCTCAAACAGAGTCCGCAGCAAGCGCAGAGCCGAGACACGTTACGAGAGATGCTGCTTGCTCGCCAATCGGGCGGCATTATCTTTACCACCATCCAAAAGTTCGCCCTAGAGGCGAAAGAGCTTGAGCACCCGATCCTCTCCGAGCGCAATAACATTGTGGTGGTCTCTGATGAGGCGCACCGCAGCCAATATGGCAACAAGGCCAAGCTGGTTGAGATAAAAGATACCAACGGTGATGTGGTGGGCCAAAAGTACGTGTATGGCTACTCTAAGTACCTGCGTGATGCGCTGCCAAATGCCTCATTCATTGGCTTTACTGGAACGCCGATAGAGATCGATGACAAAGACACCCGCGGCGTGTTTGGCGAGTACGTTTCTATCTATGACATCCAAGATGCAGTCGATGATGGTGCCACCGTGCCTATCTATTACGAATCACGTCTGGCCAAGCTCGATATCAATCATGAAGAGATCGAATCCATCAATGATGAGGTGGAAGAGGAAATCGGCGAGGAGGAAGAAACCTCGGTTCGAGAGCAGATAAAGTCCAAGTGGGCGGCGCTTGAGAAACTGGTCGGCTCTGAGCCTCGCATTAAGCAGGTCGCTAAAGATTTGGTGCAGCACTTCACCACCCGAACCGCCACTTTCCCCGGGAAAGCGATGATCGTTGCCATGAGCCGCGATATTTGTGTCGATCTATACGATGCCATTGTGGCACTAAAGCCCGAGTGGCACAGCGACGACCCAGAAAAAGGCGCCATCAAAATCGTGATGACAGGCAGTGCGGCAGATAAGCCAAAACTTCAGCCGCACATCTACGATAAGAAGACCAAAAAGCGTTTTGAGAAACGCTACAAAGATACCGACGATGAGCTGCAACTGGTGATCGTGCGTGATATGTGGCTGACCGGCTTTGATGCGCCATGTTGCCATACCATGTACATCGATAAGCCGATGAAAGGCCACAACCTGATGCAGGCGATCGCGCGCGTAAACCGTGTGTTTAAGGATAAGCCGGGTGGTCTCGTGGTGGATTATCTTGGGGTCGCTAACGAGCTAAAAAATGCCCTCAAAACGTACACCAACAGTCAGGGTAAAGGCCAGCCAACGGTGGATGCTGCCGAAGCATTTTCTGTGCTGATGACCAAGATTGATGTGGTCAGAGCAATGTTTGCTACCCCGGTGGAAGGGGAGGTGTTCCAATATCGCCCAGAGTTTGAGACCGATGCTTTTAAGCTGCTACCAGGGGCAGTAAACCACTTATCTGGGCTTTCTCACCGAGATAGCAATGGCAAGGTGGTGCGCGACGGTAAGCGCCGCTTCTTAGATGAAATGGCGGCAATGACTAAAGCGTATTCATTGTGTAACACCCTCGATGAAACGGCAGGTTATAAGAATGAGATCGCCTTCTATTCTGCGATTAAAACGGCGTTTATGAAGTACTCCAGCGTCGACAAAAAGCGCAGCGATGAAGAGCGCAACTCGGCGCTAAAGCAGATCTTAGATAATGCAGTGGTTGCCGAGGGGGTCGATGATATCTTCAAATTGGTCGGGCTGGATAAGCCTAACATCGGTTTGCTTTCTGAAGAGTTCTTAGAAGACGTTAAGAATATGAAGCAGAAAAACCTGGCGGTTGAGCTACTTGAAAAGCTGCTCCGTGACGAGGTAAAAGCTCGTATGAAGAATGACGTAGTTCAAGAGAAGAAATACTCGGACCGCATCTTGAGTACCTTGCAAAAATACCACAACCGCAACATTGAAACCGCTCAAGTTATCGAAGAGCTGATCCAGTGGGCCAAAGAGATGCAGGAAGATGCGGCAATGATCGATGAGCTTAATCTTTCAGTCGATGAACTGGCGTTCTACCGAGCACTGGTTGAAAACGAAGCGTCCGTGCGTGAGTTAGGCAATGACAACCTACGAGAGCTGGCCATTGAGCTGACTCAGCAGCTACGCAAATCCGCCACCGTGGATTGGCAAAAACGCGAGAGTGTTCGAGCCCGTATGCGTAACTTAGTACGCCGACTATTGCGTCGCTGGAAATACCCGCCAGATGCCGCAGCGGAGGCCGTGGAGCTGGTATTGCAGCAGGCTGAAGCGCTTGCGGATGGGTGGTATCAGTAA
- a CDS encoding ABC-F family ATPase has product MISTANITQQFGAKPLFENISVKFGEGNRYGLIGANGCGKSTFMKILSGELEPTGGNVSYDPNERVAKLNQDQFAYEEFTVIDTVIMGYKELWEVKKERDRIYSLPEMSEEEGMLVADLEVQFAEMDGYMAEAKAGELLLNVGIPEELHFGLMSEVAPGWKLRVLLAQVLFADPHIMLLDEPTNNLDMDTIRWLEETLNQRNCTMIIISHDRHFLNSVCTHMADLDYGELRLFTGNYDEYMVAATQARERLLADNAKKKAQIAELNTFVARFSANASKAKQATSRAKQIDKIQLEEVKPSSRQNPFIRFDQEKELFRNALNVEGLSQGFEDDLYSGFDAIFEVGERVAIIGENGVGKTTLLNTLAGVLEPRTGEYKWSENSNIGYYAQDHAHDFEQDMNLMDWMGQWRQEGDDEQVIRSFLGRMLFGQDDIKKSVQVLSGGEQGRMLLGKIMMHKPNILLMDEPTNHMDMESIESLNSALEQYKGTLFFVSHDRVFVDSLATRILEIRDGKIHDFRGTYSEFLKAKGIDG; this is encoded by the coding sequence TTGATCAGTACAGCTAACATAACTCAGCAGTTTGGCGCTAAACCGCTATTCGAAAACATCTCAGTGAAATTTGGTGAGGGCAACCGCTACGGCCTAATCGGTGCGAACGGTTGTGGTAAATCAACGTTCATGAAGATCCTTTCAGGCGAACTAGAGCCAACTGGCGGTAACGTCAGCTACGATCCCAACGAGCGTGTCGCTAAGCTGAATCAGGATCAGTTTGCTTACGAAGAGTTTACTGTGATCGATACCGTAATCATGGGCTACAAAGAACTGTGGGAAGTAAAAAAAGAGCGTGACCGTATCTACTCTTTACCTGAAATGAGTGAAGAGGAAGGCATGCTGGTAGCTGATCTTGAAGTGCAATTCGCTGAAATGGACGGCTACATGGCGGAAGCCAAAGCAGGCGAACTCTTACTAAATGTAGGTATCCCTGAAGAGCTTCACTTTGGCCTAATGAGCGAAGTTGCGCCAGGCTGGAAGCTTCGTGTTCTACTTGCACAGGTACTATTTGCTGACCCGCACATCATGCTGCTTGACGAACCAACCAACAACTTGGACATGGACACCATTCGCTGGCTTGAAGAGACACTAAACCAGCGTAATTGCACCATGATCATCATCTCGCACGACCGTCACTTCCTGAACAGTGTGTGTACCCACATGGCTGACCTAGATTACGGTGAGCTACGCCTGTTTACAGGTAACTATGATGAGTACATGGTTGCGGCAACCCAAGCTCGCGAACGTCTATTAGCTGACAACGCTAAGAAGAAAGCGCAAATTGCTGAGCTAAACACTTTTGTTGCTCGTTTCTCTGCAAATGCATCGAAAGCAAAACAAGCAACTTCTCGCGCTAAGCAGATTGATAAAATCCAGCTAGAAGAAGTGAAACCTTCAAGCCGTCAGAACCCGTTCATCCGTTTTGACCAAGAGAAAGAGCTATTCCGTAACGCACTTAACGTCGAAGGCTTGTCACAAGGTTTTGAAGATGACTTATACAGTGGCTTCGACGCTATCTTCGAAGTGGGTGAGCGTGTAGCAATCATCGGTGAGAATGGCGTAGGTAAAACCACACTACTTAACACTCTTGCGGGTGTACTAGAGCCACGCACAGGTGAATACAAGTGGTCTGAAAACTCAAACATTGGCTACTACGCACAAGACCATGCCCATGACTTTGAACAAGACATGAATCTAATGGACTGGATGGGTCAATGGCGTCAAGAAGGTGATGATGAGCAAGTGATCCGCAGCTTCCTTGGTCGTATGCTGTTTGGTCAAGACGACATCAAGAAGTCTGTACAAGTGCTTTCTGGTGGTGAGCAAGGCCGCATGCTGCTTGGCAAGATCATGATGCACAAGCCAAACATCCTACTGATGGATGAGCCAACCAACCACATGGATATGGAATCTATCGAGTCGTTGAACAGCGCACTAGAGCAGTACAAAGGTACGTTATTCTTTGTATCTCACGACCGTGTGTTTGTAGACTCACTTGCAACGCGAATCCTTGAGATCCGTGACGGCAAGATCCATGATTTCCGCGGGACTTACAGCGAGTTCTTGAAAGCGAAAGGGATTGATGGGTAA
- a CDS encoding PDDEXK nuclease domain-containing protein, with the protein MSSELNHTALLSDIKQVIEQARGQVKQAVNSAMVQAYWQIGYLIVEQEQHGSNRAEYGKAQLKQLSQQLTQEFGKGFDVTNLRTMRRFYLAFEKRDAVRLELSWTHYRTLLRVENPSARQWYQQEAISQNWSARALERQIGTLYYERLLASKDKAIVAGEAQSNTTALADSAKDYLRDPYVLDFLNLQDKTYQESELELRIIENLQQFLLELGKGFAFVERQQRIRFDDEDFYIDLVFYNFKLKCFLLVDLKIGKLKHQDVGQMDTYVRLYDDKLKGEDDNPTIGLVLCSEKSEAVVKYSVLSDQKQLFAAKYLPYLPTEQELKQELEREREQAQQALLAQQGNKNEE; encoded by the coding sequence ATGAGCTCTGAGTTGAATCACACCGCGTTGCTCAGTGATATCAAGCAAGTTATCGAGCAAGCCAGAGGGCAAGTCAAGCAAGCGGTCAATTCTGCCATGGTGCAGGCCTATTGGCAGATCGGGTATTTGATTGTTGAGCAAGAGCAACATGGCAGTAATCGTGCCGAGTATGGTAAGGCTCAGCTCAAGCAGCTGTCACAGCAGCTGACCCAAGAGTTTGGTAAAGGTTTTGATGTCACCAACCTGCGCACCATGCGCCGCTTTTATCTGGCCTTTGAAAAACGAGACGCAGTGCGTCTCGAATTGAGCTGGACGCATTATCGCACCTTACTGCGTGTAGAAAACCCAAGTGCAAGGCAGTGGTACCAGCAAGAAGCCATTAGCCAAAACTGGAGTGCTCGCGCGCTTGAAAGGCAAATCGGCACGCTTTACTACGAGCGGTTACTGGCTAGTAAAGACAAAGCCATCGTTGCGGGTGAAGCGCAAAGCAACACGACGGCATTGGCAGATAGCGCCAAAGATTATCTGCGCGACCCGTATGTGTTGGATTTTTTAAACCTGCAAGACAAAACCTACCAAGAGTCGGAGCTAGAGCTGCGCATCATTGAAAACTTGCAGCAGTTCTTACTTGAGCTTGGCAAAGGCTTTGCGTTTGTCGAGCGCCAGCAACGGATCCGATTTGATGATGAAGATTTTTACATCGACTTGGTGTTCTACAACTTCAAGCTTAAGTGCTTCCTGTTGGTCGATCTAAAAATTGGCAAGCTTAAGCACCAAGATGTCGGGCAGATGGATACTTATGTACGTTTGTATGACGACAAGCTCAAAGGGGAAGATGATAACCCAACCATTGGCTTGGTGCTGTGCAGTGAGAAGAGTGAAGCGGTGGTGAAATACTCGGTGCTGTCGGATCAGAAGCAGCTGTTTGCGGCGAAATATTTGCCTTATCTGCCTACAGAGCAAGAGCTTAAACAAGAGTTAGAACGAGAGCGTGAACAGGCACAGCAAGCTTTGTTGGCACAGCAGGGAAATAAGAATGAAGAATAA